In Lodderomyces elongisporus chromosome 1, complete sequence, a genomic segment contains:
- the AKR1 gene encoding palmitoyltransferase akr1, translating to MSEEDNHHEQHQVHIQDQNQGHAQDQHQDINQDFTQEQNQPPSDLDLFIHACQEGELDTVQNLISTDAVGVNETKDDGITGLHWACINNRLKVVKALIENGADPNIKGGELNATPLHWACRNGLVYIVDYLISNTSADPNLRDAQEYNALHLAVHSSNIMLVAYLLASCCDENSTKKIYVDEPDGSNRTALHWASYQNDIFSIVALLKYGADVTKIDDQQFTPLHWSFMRGYKNVMKTLLEAGSDIHVKNDQNKDSFGVAQDMDCLFTWKKVLLECGRDPKNDWKLRENWIQPRMGKIITFLAPYILLPTALAICTTSTGLAFPKLFLAVSLFAGGIFLIKRFIISTYIYGDNELPKSPILAGIFSATAFWCIIVWLTRILPSIVLKNFIANVLLGVVITVFVWSFFKAMFINPGFVPIPTDNAVVYQQMKDLISLGKFDTDHFCVNTFMRKPLRSRFSKHNKKLVARFDHYCPWIYNEVGVRNHKLFITFVYALNVAILLFTYLSIKHFDYLKDKSGYDSDDEENESFFCSLLGDDLCYGYKNHQFHFNLIAWCLMQYIWIAFLCVVQTFQILKGLTTWELSSLNSRAASRHRFNHATVPDTFENAGNAPSTTMSMNHKHKDFQTCLHLLGIDQFVLTVKMSIASIFKKDSQTQYDPLHIVIPTDYGMKQNWLDFWVIGEIKWRNVFFLPIDGENNLNGKVVDYYKLYEYPSKDPGSSV from the coding sequence ATGTCGGAAGAAGACAATCATCACGAGCAGCACCAGGTACATATCCAAGATCAGAATCAAGGGCATGCCCAGGATCAGCATCAGGACATAAATCAGGACTTTACTCAGGAGCAAAATCAACCTCCTAGTGACCTCGATTTGTTCATTCATGCTTGTCAAGAGGGCGAGCTCGATACAGTTCAAAATTTAATATCAACCGATGCGGTTGGTGTcaatgaaacaaaagatgATGGCATCACTGGCTTGCATTGGGCTTGTATCAATAATCGACTAAAAGTTGTCAAAGCCTTGATTGAAAATGGAGCTGATCCAAACATCAAAGGTGGGGAATTAAATGCAACTCCACTTCATTGGGCATGCAGGAATGGTTTAGTTTACATTGTAGACTACTTGATCTCAAATACACTGGCTGACCCGAACTTGCGGGATGCACAAGAGTACAACGCGTTGCATTTGGCTGTTCATAGTTCCAATATCATGCTAGTTGCTTATTTATTGGCAAGCTGTTGTGATGAAAATAGTACTAAAAAGATTTATGTCGATGAGCCGGATGGGTCTAATCGTACAGCCTTGCATTGGGCAAGCTACCAGAATGACATTTTTTCAATCGTTGCATTGCTCAAGTACGGTGCTGATGTCACCAAGATTGATGACCAGCAATTTACTCCATTGCATTGGTCATTCATGAGAGGTTACAAGAATGTCATGAAGACATTATTGGAAGCTGGCTCTGACATACACGTGAAAAATGATCAGAATAAAGATAGTTTTGGTGTAGCACAAGACATGGATTGTCTATTCACTTGGAAAAAAGTATTATTAGAGTGCGGAAGAGATCCAAAAAATGATTGGAAACTTAGAGAAAATTGGATACAGCCACGAATGGGTAAGATTATTACGTTTCTTGCTCCTTACATCCTTTTGCCAACCGCACTAGCAATTTGCACAACATCAACTGGACTCgcttttccaaaactttTTCTAGCAGTGTCGTTGTTTGCAGGTGGgatttttttgatcaagCGTTTTATCATTTCTACTTATATTTATGGAGACAACGAACTTCCAAAAAGTCCCATCCTTGCTGGCATTTTCTCCGCTACTGCATTTTGGTGCATCATTGTCTGGCTAACAAGAATTCTTCCTAGCATTGTGCTTAAAAATTTCATTGCAAACGTTTTGCTAGGTGTGGTAATTAcagtttttgtttggtcGTTTTTCAAAGCAATGTTTATAAATCCTGGCTTTGTTCCTATTCCAACCGATAATGCTGTAGTTTACCAACAAATGAAGGATCTCATATCCCTTGGCAAGTTTGATACCGACCATTTCTGTGTCAACACTTTTATGCGCAAGCCATTACGTTCTCGTTTCTCAAAACACAATAAGAAATTAGTGGCAAGATTTGACCACTACTGCCCCTGGATTTATAACGAGGTTGGGGTGCGAAATCACAAACTCTTCATTACATTTGTTTATGCTTTGAATGTGGCAATCCTACTTTTTACGTATCTTTCCATCAAACATTTTGACTACTTGAAAGACAAATCTGGATACGACTCCGATGATGAGGAGAATGAAAGCTTTTTTTGCTCGCTACTCGGCGATGACTTGTGTTATGGTTACAAGAATCACCAATTCCATTTCAACTTGATTGCTTGGTGTCTTATGCAATACATCTGGATTGCATTCCTTTGCGTTGTTCAAACATTCCAAATATTGAAGGGACTTACGACATGGGAGTTGAGCTCGTTGAACTCTCGTGCAGCGAGCCGCCATCGCTTCAACCACGCCACTGTACCTGACACATTTGAAAATGCTGGAAATGCaccttcaacaacaatgtcCATGAACCACAAGCACAAAGATTTCCAAACATGTTTGCATTTATTAGGAATCGATCAGTTTGTGTTAACTGTCAAGATGAGCATTGCTTCTATATTCAAGAAAGATAGTCAAACACAGTATGATCCCCTTCATATAGTTATTCCTACCGATTATGGTATGAAGCAAAACTGGTTGGACTTTTGGGTCATTGGGGAGATAAAGTGGAGAAATGTGTTTTTCTTGCCAATTGATGGTGAAAATAACTTGAATGGCaaggttgtagattatTATAAACTTTATGAGTACCCATCAAAGGATCCAGGTAGTTCAGTATAG
- the REX3 gene encoding RNA exonuclease 3 produces the protein MLSKLKNIDGKPILSKKSNNENINRKRSIDSDDDNEDEVEVRIKKSTEKKARQRVPEDESKKNHNGDGKRENHRREKRARLDSTLNQDVKLILPKPVNTNPASIPERKKFIERIAQILVKKNPDLKQPKAQAIEIEFEIAQKSTFRTYASTLRNAVYKLQHPEKFEKNNDAQLKTKEEELRILRSMVIPVTKLEKYGFVMKIPPKEVNESLTRECRRCGTVFKLDQQLEPTTCIFHHGKLRRQPGTKIKFYDCCRAPEDDNKPCDESKHHVFQISKPEEKQAVLPYTLTKEIFQDKAQYNVLGIDCEMGFTTKGFELMRITAVDYFTEKTVLDTYVLPYGEVVDLNTRYSGISQINADFVSYNQALQELGAIMDKDTILIGHGLENDMNAMRLIHEQIIDTSILYPKFETSPTFRWSLKDLTFKYLSKNIQIGEHDSAEDSVAAIQIVKYHVKKGNSP, from the coding sequence ATGctttcaaaattgaaaaatatcGATGGTAAACCCattctttcaaaaaaatctAACAATGAAAATATAAACAGAAAACGGTCGATAGATAGTGATGATGacaatgaagatgaagttgaagtgagaattaaaaaaagcacCGAAAAAAAAGCTAGGCAAAGAGTTCCAGAAGatgaaagtaaaaaaaatcataATGGTGatggaaagagagaaaaccACCGCAGGGAGAAACGAGCAAGGTTAGATTCCACATTAAATCAAGATGTTAAACTCATTCTCCCCAAACCAGTAAATACAAACCCTGCCAGTATACCGGAGCGGAAAAAATTTATCGAACGAATAGCTCAAATTCTTGTCAAGAAGAACCCAGACTTGAAGCAACCAAAAGCCCAGGCGATTGAgattgaatttgaaattgccCAAAAATCAACATTCCGGACATATGCTTCAACTCTCCGAAATGCTGTGTATAAGCTTCAACATCCAGagaagtttgaaaaaaataatgatgCGCAACTAAAgacaaaggaagaagagctACGAATATTGCGATCGATGGTTATTCCAGTAACAAAATTAGAGAAATATGGATTTGTCATGAAAATACCTCCAAAGGAAGTAAACGAATCATTGACCAGAGAATGCCGTCGATGTGGTACAGTATTTAAACTTGATCAACAATTGGAACCCACTACTTGTATTTTCCATCATGGAAAATTACGGCGCCAACCAGGTACTAAAATAAAGTTTTATGATTGTTGTCGAGCACCTGAAGATGATAACAAACCGTGCGATGAGTCCAAACACCatgttttccaaatctCAAAACCAGAGGAAAAACAGGCTGTATTACCGTACACGTTAACCAAGGAAATATTTCAAGATAAAGCTCAATATAATGTGCTAGGTATTGATTGCGAGATGGGGTTCACGACAAAAGGCTTTGAGCTAATGCGAATTACCGCAGTGGACTATTTCACTGAAAAGACAGTATTAGATACATATGTGCTTCCTTATGGCGAGGTTGTTGATCTCAATACTAGGTATTCTGGTATTTCACAAATCAATGCAGATTTTGTCAGTTACAACCAAGCATTACAAGAATTAGGCGCAATAATGGATAAAGATACGATCTTGATCGGACACGGGTTGGAAAACGACATGAATGCCATGAGATTGATCCATGAACAAATTATCGATACATCGATATTGTATCCGAAATTTGAAACCAGTCCTACATTTAGATGGAGTTTAAAGGATTTAACATTTAAGTATTTGAgtaaaaatatacaaatagGAGAACACGATAGTGCAGAGGATTCGGTCGCGGCAATACAAATTGTCAAGTATCATGTGAAGAAGGGAAACTCACCCTAA
- the MSH6 gene encoding DNA mismatch repair protein msh6 (BUSCO:EOG09260DP1): MAKLTTPMKASTMASQKAPGSSSTAKKKQQSTLMSFFKPMAAKSTQSCSSMQPQSVEEPTQSNKTKSNLASSPLNSKSAFIKPDLSSDKESDKENDEIMDNTMHGYESSYSSHTTSPLDFHQQVKRSFNASKSKQDTSTKTPLKERSTVMNSSPVANRRLGKKVNYAESDIDDDDDDEEVVTRGKRRKIMSDVSDSDEEDEFKPDDNDDDADDDEDFNVDDNAMDDFIDDDEHEPSDDEDLVRDKEKGNVKRSRKGHQQQSNKSRKQQQQQQQQQQQQQEEEEKLRDPIKPTNAAHITGVSSKSSFMEKFNATSLYSAEDYKPQQYQSITSATTNATATKKNFAKENEERYQWLVNIKDAQKRTPDHPEYDPRTLYIPQSAWSKFTAFEKQYWEIKSQMWNTVVFFKKGKFYELYENDAIIANTKFDLKIAGGGRANMKLAGIPEMSFEHWAKEFISHGYKVAKVDQKESMLAKEIRGGAPGATKEEKIIKRELTGILTGGTLTDLDMISDDMSTYCLSIKEEQMEDGKGKKFGVAFVDTSTSELSLIELEDDTECTKLDTLVTQIKPKEIICEKGNLCSIATKILKFCAHSKHQIWNHMNPITEFWDVDITLEQLVKSRYFEAENLDDFSKYPDVLVKFKENHDVAFNAFGGLLSYLKTLKLDQSIMSLGNIKEYKISLNANSHMILDGITLNNLEILHNNYDGGDQGTLFKLLNQATTPFGKRQLKKWVLHPLIKSEDINARFDSVEYLMGDGLELRSILQDTLANLPDLERLIARIHSGTLRFKEFLRVIESFEKIAKVSSQLSEFTNVECGVLHKYLRNFPQAMSSHIGEWDDAFDRVEAKQNIIVPAAGIDEEFDSSISIINDLEAQLNQQLKEYKREYRSQEICYRDSGKEVYLIEMPVKVAKNVPSSWQTMGATSKVKRFWSPKVKQMARKLMEQRELHKSVCDTLKQRMYNKFDKHYQTWMKVITCMANIDCIVALTKVSETMGFPSCRPEFVETQHGMIDFKELRHPCFVGTKDFIPNDIKLGGDDEPSFGLLTGANAAGKSTIMRTTALAVILSQIGCFIPAESAKLAPVDRIMTRLGANDNIMQGKSTFFVELSETKKILSNATPRSLVILDELGRGGSSSDGFAVAESVLHHLATHLQSIGFFATHFNSLGLAFETHPQVKPMRMAIIVDQTSRELTFLYKLESGTAPGSFGMNVALMCGISKEIVDNAEVAAREYEKFSKLKRAKENKQENECGEEAEAEAEAEAEAEAEAEAVAVAKATEISLGLQSDCIWYGDNRVQELERDILVYDETVKSRALFNIYKMIDAL; this comes from the coding sequence ATGGCTAAGCTCACCACACCAATGAAAGCCTCCACAATGGCTTCTCAAAAAGCTCCTGGATCATCCTCTacagcaaaaaagaaacaacaatctACATTAATGTCATTCTTCAAACCCATGGCTGCTAAATCCACACAAAGCTGTAGTTCAATGCAACCTCAATCAGTGGAAGAGCCAACGCAATctaacaaaacaaaatctaATTTAGCATCGTCTCCGTTGAACTCTAAATCAGCATTTATCAAACCAGACTTGTCGAGTGATAAGGAAAGTGACAAAGAAAACGATGAAATTATGGATAATACCATGCATGGCTATGAGAGTTCATATTCATCTCACACAACATCGCCTCTTGATTTCCACCAGCAGGTAAAACGGAGTTTTAATGCATCAAAGCTGAAGCAAGACACCTCTACAAAAACTCCCTTGAAAGAGCGCAGCACTGTAATGAACTCAAGCCCAGTAGCTAACCGAAGATTGggtaaaaaagtaaattatGCAGAGTCggatattgatgatgatgatgatgatgaagaagttgTTACTAGAGgcaaaaggagaaaaattATGAGCGATGTTTCAGATAGTGACGAGGAGGATGAATTTAAACCAGATGacaatgacgatgacgctgatgatgatgaagattttAATGTTGATGACAACGCAATGGATGACTTTATTGACGATGACGAGCATGAGCCTTCTGACGATGAAGATTTAGTcagagacaaagaaaagggcaatGTGAAAAGATCACGTAAGGGGCACCAGCAGCAACTGAACAAGTCGagaaaacaacagcaacaacaacagcaacaacaacaacaacaacaagaagaagaagaaaaactcAGAGATCCAATTAAACCTACAAACGCCGCACATATCACTGGTGTATCTTCAAAAAGTCTGTTTATGGAAAAGTTTAATGCTACTTCATTGTACAGTGCAGAGGATTACAAGCCTCAGCAATACCAATCAATtacatcagcaacaacaaacgcTACTGCtacaaagaagaattttgcaaaagaaaacgagGAAAGGTACCAATGGTTGGTTAATATCAAAGATGCGCAAAAGAGAACACCTGATCATCCTGAGTACGATCCAAGAACATTATACATCCCACAGCTGGCATGGTCCAAATTCACCGCTTTTGAGAAACAGTATTGGGAGATCAAGTCTCAGATGTGGAAtactgtagtgtttttcaaaaaaggaaaattttACGAGTTGTACGAGAATGATGCTATAATTGCCAATACAAAATTCGATTTAAAGATTGCTGGTGGTGGAAGAGCCAATATGAAGCTAGCTGGTATACCAGAAATGTCTTTTGAACATTGGGCTAAGGAATTTATTAGCCATGGGTATAAAGTTGCCAAAGTAGATCAAAAGGAATCTATGTTGGCAAAGGAGATAAGAGGAGGAGCCCCAGGTGCAACTAAAGAGGAGAAAATTATCAAAAGAGAATTGACCGGAATCTTGACAGGCGGGACCTTGACGGACTTGGATATGATTTCTGATGATATGTCCACATACTGTCTCAGTATAAAGGAAGAGCAAATGGAAGATGGCAAAGGTAAAAAGTTTGGAGTTGCATTTGTCGATACCTCAACTTCTGAATTGAGTCTTATTGAGCTTGAAGATGATACCGAATGTACAAAATTGGACACTTTGGTTACTCAGATCAAGCCAAAAGAAATCATATGTGAAAAAGGGAATCTTTGTTCGATTGCCActaaaattttgaaattttgtGCTCATTCTAAGCACCAAATTTGGAACCACATGAACCCAATAACAGAGTTCTGGGACGTTGATATTACCCTTGAGCAACTTGTTAAATCGAGATATTTTGAAGCTGAGAATTTAGatgatttttcaaaatatcCAGACGTTTTAGTCAAATTCAAAGAAAACCACGATGTTGCTTTTAACGCATTTGGAGGACTCTTGTCCTAtttgaaaactttgaaaCTCGATCAAAGCATTATGAGTCTTGGCAATATCAAGGAGTACAAAATTTCATTGAATGCCAATTCGCACATGATTCTCGATGGTATTACGTTGAacaatttggaaattttGCACAACAATTACGATGGCGGTGACCAGGGAactcttttcaaattattGAATCAAGCCACTACTCCATTTGGTAAGAggcaattgaaaaaatggGTATTACATCCATTGATCAAAAGCGAGGATATCAATGCTAGGTTTGACTCAGTAGAATACTTGATGGGCGACGGTCTCGAATTAAGATCAATTTTGCAAGACACATTGGCCAATTTACCTGATTTAGAGAGGTTAATTGCTAGAATACACTCGGGAACATTGCGATTCAAGGAATTTCTTCGAGTTATTGAAAGTTTcgaaaaaattgcaaaagtgCTGTCACAACTACTGGAGTTCACAAATGTCGAGTGCGGAGTGTTGCACAAGTACTTGCGAAACTTTCCACAAGCCATGAGCTCACACATTGGTGAATGGGACGATGCCTTTGATAGAGTAGaggcaaaacaaaacatcaTTGTACCAGCAGCAGGTATTGATGAAGAGTTTGATAGTTCTATTTCCATCATCAACGACTTGGAAGCACAATTAAACCAGCAACTTAAGGAGTATAAACGTGAATATAGGTCGCAAGAGATATGCTATCGTGATTCAGGTAAAGAGGTTTATCTCATTGAGATGCCCGTTAAGGTGGCGAAGAACGTGCCACTGTCATGGCAAACAATGGGTGCTACGTCTAAAGTGAAACGGTTTTGGTCTCCAAAAGTTAAACAAATGGCTCGTAAATTAATGGAACAAAGGGAATTACACAAGTCTGTATGTGATACTTTGAAACAAAGGATGTACAACAAATTCGATAAGCATTACCAAACCTGGATGAAAGTGATCACGTGCATGGCTAATATTGATTGCATAGTTGCATTAACAAAAGTTTCCGAAACCATGGGGTTCCCATCCTGTCGTCCCGAATTTGTAGAGACTCAGCATGGTATGATTGATTTTAAGGAATTGAGGCATCCATGCTTTGTTGGCACCAAAGATTTCATACCAAACGACATCAAGcttggtggtgatgatgaacCTAGTTTTGGGTTGCTCACGGGGGCCAATGCTGCTGGTAAGTCCACCATAATGAGAACTACGGCTCTTGCAGTTATCCTAAGCCAAATAGGTTGTTTCATCCCTGCAGAGCTGGCAAAATTGGCCCCCGTGGACCGAATTATGACGCGATTGGGTGCCAACGATAATATTATGCAGGGAAAGTCGACATTCTTTGTCGAATTATctgaaaccaaaaagatcTTGAGCAATGCCACACCTAGATCATTGGTGATTTTAGATGAGTTAGGTAGAGGCGGTTCCAGCTCTGATGGGTTCGCAGTGGCAGAGTCAGTTTTGCATCATTTGGCAACGCATTTGCAATCTATTGGTTTTTTCGCTACTCATTTCAATAGTTTAGGGTTGGCATTTGAAACACACCCACAGGTCAAGCCCATGAGGATGGCTATAATTGTAGACCAAACGTCACGAGAACTTACATTTTTGTACAAATTGGAAAGCGGAACAGCGCCAGGATCATTTGGTATGAATGTTGCATTAATGTGTGGAATCTCAAAGGAGATTGTCGATAACGCTGAAGTGGCCGCAAGAGAGTACGAAAAGTTTTCAAAGTTAAAAAGGGCcaaggaaaataaacaagaaaatgaatgcggagaagaagcagaagcagaagcagaagcagaagcagaagcagaagcagaagcagaagcggTAGCGGTAGCCAAAGCCACAGAGATTAGCCTTGGTTTGCAAAGTGACTGCATCTGGTACGGAGATAATAGAGTCCAGGAATTGGAAAGGGATATCCTTGTATACGATGAGACTGTTAAGTCGCGTGCACTATTCAATATCTACAAAATGATAGATGCATTGTAG